In a genomic window of Amphiprion ocellaris isolate individual 3 ecotype Okinawa chromosome 11, ASM2253959v1, whole genome shotgun sequence:
- the ints6 gene encoding integrator complex subunit 6 — protein sequence MPVLLFLIDTSASMNQRTHLGTTYLDVAKGAVETFMKLRGRDPASRGDRYMLVNYEDVPFGIKAGWKESHATFMTELRNLQATGLTTIGQSLRTAFDLLNLNRLVTGIDNYGQGRNPFFLEPAIIIAITDGNKLTSGGGVQDELHLPLTTPLPGSELTKEPFRWDQRLFALVLRIPGNTSVEPEPLGGVPPDDSPITPMCEVTGGRSYSVFSQRMLNQCLESLVQKIQSGVVINFEKTGPDPPPLEDAPAEALKSGLQPWHCCHKLIYVRPNPKTGVPIGHWPIPEAFWPDQNSPTLPPRSAHPHVRFSCLDAEPMVIDKVPFDKYELEPSPLTQYILERKSPHTCWQVFVCNSAKYSDLGQPFGYLKASTALNCVNLFVMPYNYPVLLPLLDDLIKVHKFKPTIKWRQSFENYLKTMPPYYIGSLRKALRIMGAPNLLADNMEYGLSYSVVSYLKKLSQQSKIEYDRLIALIGKKPPSEAGIKVRWRGGGISLAQRRDFIQQLQSLTGDVPTLELNPKEFQGFHLALLNKGLKPQSFRNPYDIPRSHLLDQLSRMRRNLLNTSVCTLRGQDSDQFHSVPIAQMGNYQDFLKAAPQPLRDADPEQPKRLHTFGNPFKLDKKGMMIDEADEFVTGPQNKGKRPGDSSSMPGGGPKRRRCMSPLLRLGRAYTPPVSPPASPRTSSDMDLSDGAPDPDLIINHLNQNHYGSDGSSDSDGEHPSSDLQENHTDHRDEEENGRPQAGEPPLGGDGGAEMVLMEEQPTRYLSPAALKKHIHTETTKVNNELRALINKEIRKPGRHYEKIFLLLKQIQGTLDTRLIFLQNIIKEAARFKKRVLIEQLENFLEEIHNRSISMNHVDTL from the exons ATGCCCGTTTTACTTTTTCTGATAGACACGTCCGCTTCCATGAACCAGCGCACCCATCTGGGCACTACCTATCTGGACGTAGCTAAAGGCGCTGTAGAGACCTTTATGAAG CTCAGAGGGAGAGACCCGGCCAGCCGAGGGGACCGGTACATGTTGGTAAATTATGAAGACGTTCCGTTCGGGATCAAG GCCGGATGGAAGGAGAGCCACGCCACCTTCATGACAGAGCTGAGGAACCTCCAGGCCACAGGACTCACCACTATCGGCCAGTCCCTGAGGACCGCTTTTGATTTACTCAATCTGAATAGATTAGTGACTGGGATAGACAACTATGGACAG GGAAGGAATCCTTTTTTCCTTGAGCCAGCCATCATCATCGCAATCACCGACGGCAACAAGCTGACCAGCGGGGGAGGAGTCCAAGACGAG CTCCATCTGCCTCTGACCACCCCTCTGCCGGGCAGCGAGCTGACCAAGGAGCCCTTCCGTTGGGACCAGCGTCTGTTCGCTCTGGTGCTGAGAATCCCCGGAAACACCTCGGTGGAGCCTGAACCCCTCGGTGGCGTCCCGCCCGACGACTCCCCCATCACCCCCATGTGTGAGGTCACTGGAG GACGTTCCTACAGCGTGTTTTCTCAGCGGATGTTGAATCAGTGTCTGGAGTCTCTGGTTCAGAAGATCCAGAGTGGAGTGGTGATAAACTTTGAGAAGACGGGGCCGGATCCTCCTCCACTGGAGG ATGCTCCAGCTGAAGCGTTGAAGTCCGGTCTGCAGCCGTGGCACTGCTGTCACAAGCTGATTTATGTCCGACCCAACCCTAAAACCGGCGTCCCCATCGGCCACTGGCCCATCCCCGAGGCCTTCTGGCCCGACCAGAACTCCCCGACTCTG CCTCCCCGCTCAGCCCACCCCCACGTACGCTTCTCCTGTCTGGATGCTGAGCCTATGGTCATAGACAAGGTGCCCTTCGATAAGTACGAGCTGGAGCCTTCGCCGCTAACGCAGTACATCCTGGAGAGGAAATCCCCACACACCTGCTGGCAG GTGTTTGTGTGCAACAGTGCCAAGTACAGCGACCTGGGGCAACCCTTCGGCTACCTGAAGGCCAGCACCGCTCTGAACTGTGTCAACCTGTTTGTAATGCCCTACAACTACCCCGTTCTGCTGCCCCTTCTGG ACGACTTGATCAAAGTGCACAAGTTCAAGCCCACCATCAAATGGCGTCAGTCCTTTGAGAACTACCTGAAGACCATGCCTCCGTATTACATCGGG TCCCTGAGGAAGGCCCTGAGGATCATGGGAGCACCAAACCTGCTGGCTGACAACATGGAGTACGGTCTGAGCTACAGCGTGGTTTCCTACCTGAAGAAGCTCAGCCAGCAG TCTAAAATTGAGTACGACCGCCTCATTGCTTTGATCGGTAAGAAACCTCCATCGGAAGCCGGCATCAAGGTGCGCTGGCGGGGCGGAGGGATATCTCTGGCTCAGCGGAGGGATTTcatccagcagctgcagagtcTGACTGGAGATGTTCCGACTCTGGAGCTCAACCCCAAAGAGTTCCAGGGCTTCCACCTGGCTCTGCTCAACAAG GGCTTGAAGCCTCAGAGCTTCAGGAATCCCTACGACATCCCTCGCAGCCacctgctggaccagctcagcagAATGAGGAGGAACCTGCTGAACACCAGCGTCTGTACGCTGCGAGGACAGGACTCAG ACCAGTTCCACAGCGTGCCGATCGCCCAGATGGGAAACTACCAGGACTTCCTGAAAGCTGCTCCTCAGCCTCTCCGAGACGCCGATCCTGAACAGCCCAAACGGTTGCACACCTTCGGAAACCCGTTCAAACTGGACAAGAAG GGCATGATGATCGACGAGGCCGATGAGTTCGTCACCGGCCCCCAGAACAAAGGCAAGAGACCcggagacagcagcagcatgccAGGTGGAGGTCCCAAGAGACGGCGCTGCATGTCTCCTCTGCTGCGTCTGGGTCGAGCCTACACGCCTCCAGTCAGCCCTCCAGCCAGCCCCAGAACCTCCTCAG ATATGGACCTGAGCGACGGAGCTCCAGATCCGGACCTGATCATCAACCACCTGAATCAGAACCACTACGGCTCAGATGGGAGCTCCGACTCGGACGGGGAACATCCGTCCTCCGACCTCCAGGAGAACCACACCGATCACCGGGACGAGGAGGAGAACGGGCGACCCCAGGCCGGTGAGCCTCCGCTGGGCGGCGACGGAGGAGCGGAGATGGTTCTGATGGAGGAGCAGCCGACCCGCTACCTGTCGCCTGCAGCCCTGAAGAAGCACATCCACACGGAGACGACGAAGGTCAACAACGAGCTGAGGGCGCTGATCAACAAGGAGATCAGAAAACCTGGCAGAC ACTATGAGAagatcttcctcctcctgaagcAGATCCAGGGAACTCTGGACACCCGGCTCATCTTCCTCCAGAACATCATCAAAGAGGCGGCCAG GTTCAAGAAGCGAGTTCTCATCGAGCAGCTGGAGAACTTCCTGGAGGAGATCCACAACAGATCCATCAGCATGAACCACGTGGACACGCTCTGA